The following are encoded in a window of Oncorhynchus mykiss isolate Arlee chromosome 11, USDA_OmykA_1.1, whole genome shotgun sequence genomic DNA:
- the LOC110536255 gene encoding cholesterol 25-hydroxylase-like protein — protein MKPMADMNCTFDQHGDPNGDRLLLQALWDDLRARREFLTSPYLPACFAFFIHILLCSPFLVFEALGCFWPRIHFYRISRIAEPLGLCLQRWVDCFWRIFIKYLTTILPASALYQSVRNPIFPELAPSWRVLIAEVIACLLLFDALFFIWHYSMHRVPWLYRMVHQAHHQNRITFALTAQDASPAELLSLQVLALTSAWVVGCHPLSEALFHLLNTWLAVEDHCGYDLPWALHRLLPCFGGAPFHQAHHHVYRGNYAPYFRHWDWLCGTYLRVREEAGRKHGGRTMRRRRRRKSLGSDCVCMCAYNKA, from the exons atGAAGCCTATGGCTGACATGAATTGTACTTTTGATCAACATGGGGACCCAAATGGAGATAGATTACTGCTCCAGGCGCTGTGGGATGATCTGCGAGCGCGACGGGAGTTCCTCACGTCACCTTATCTGCCCGCGTGCTTTGCGTTCTTCATCCACATTCTCCTCTGCTCACCTTTTCTAGTGTTTGAAGCGCTGGGATGTTTCTGGCCACGGATACATTTCTACAGGATCTCTAGGATAGCTGAACCGTTGGGGTTGTGTTTGCAGCGATGGGTTGATTGCTTTTGGAGGATTTTTATCAAATACCTGACAACTATTCTCCCGGCCAGCGCGCTTTACCAAAGCGTTCGGAATCCAATATTTCCAGAACTCGCGCCATCCTGGAGAGTGCTCATAGCGGAGGTTATCGCATGCCTACTTCTATTCGATGCGCTGTTCTTCATATGGCATTATTCCATGCATCG GGTTCCTTGGCTGTATCGGATGGTCCACCAGGCTCACCACCAGAACCGGATTACCTTTGCCCTGACTGCCCAGGATGCCAGCCCGGCTGAGCTCCTCTCCCTGCAGGTCCTGGCCCTGACCAGTGCCTGGGTGGTGGGCTGCCACCCTTTGAGCGAGGCCCTGTTCCACCTGCTCAACACCTGGCTGGCCGTAGAGGACCACTGTGGTTATGACCTGCCCTGGGCCCTCCATAGACTGCTGCCCTGCTTCGGAGGGGCCCCCTTCCACCAGGCACACCACCACGTCTACAGGGGGAACTACGCCCCCTACTTCAGGCACTGGGACTGGCTTTGTGGGACCTACCTGAGGGTAAGGGAGGAGGCTGGGAGGAAACATGGAGGGAGgacaatgaggaggaggaggaggaggaaaagccTGGGGTCtgactgtgtatgtatgtgcgcgTACAACAAAGCTTAA